One part of the Terriglobales bacterium genome encodes these proteins:
- a CDS encoding methyltransferase domain-containing protein — translation MRRIVRPELLDTGQATPAEIQASLHDLQFVNRWFGGVSTTRQILERVAQRTNTKELRILDVGSATGDGPLQLRQSCPNLRLDVTLLDREPSRFNGIAHPPSCVTADALALPFRDNSFDVVCCSLFAHHLEPEQIAAFARESLRVARIAFTINDLRRSFVHLALVYGGMPLYRSRVTRHDAPVSIWRAYTPDEVRKVLATATSKPVDVFNTYLCRMGAIAWK, via the coding sequence ATGCGCCGTATCGTCCGCCCCGAATTGCTCGACACCGGCCAGGCGACACCAGCGGAAATCCAGGCCTCGCTTCACGACCTTCAGTTCGTCAACCGGTGGTTTGGCGGCGTCAGCACCACCCGACAAATACTCGAGCGAGTCGCTCAACGCACCAACACCAAAGAACTGCGCATTCTGGACGTCGGATCCGCTACCGGGGATGGTCCACTTCAACTGCGGCAGTCATGCCCCAATCTCCGACTCGACGTCACTTTGCTCGACCGCGAACCCTCACGGTTCAACGGGATTGCTCATCCACCTTCCTGCGTAACTGCCGATGCGCTCGCGTTGCCATTCCGCGACAACAGCTTCGACGTCGTCTGCTGTTCCCTCTTTGCACATCACCTTGAGCCCGAACAGATCGCTGCGTTCGCCCGCGAGTCTCTGCGTGTCGCACGCATTGCATTCACCATCAACGACCTTCGTCGTTCATTCGTGCATCTCGCGCTTGTCTACGGGGGCATGCCCCTATACCGCAGTCGTGTCACGCGCCACGATGCACCTGTGTCCATCTGGCGCGCATACACGCCAGATGAAGTTCGGAAGGTCCTTGCAACCGCGACTTCAAAACCCGTGGATGTCTTTAACACCTATCTTTGCCGGATGGGAGCCATCGCGTGGAAGTAA
- a CDS encoding FAD-dependent oxidoreductase encodes MEVTYDLAVIGGGPAGCAAAITAARNGKRVVLFERGKYPRHKVCGEFVSHESHQLLNNLLGDSPILRNPASITRARMFADGHCIEFALPTAAWSISRFDLDAALWDAATSSGVVAHQQSQAEGVSRNSVRIAVTEFQAQTVINATGRWSNLKRPITPTGPRLIGLKAHFAGEDAPPSTDIYFFTGGYCGIQPVGPNLVNASAMVRADVATSLEHVFAAHPELWLRSRAWEQTTETVSTSPLVHAPPEPVTDGVFNIGDAAAFIDPFVGDGISLALRTGVLAAKCAPDSIRYEAEYHRRFGKAFRTASIVRKLVAAPEVVRRAAIFAFQSEMLRNYALRASRAI; translated from the coding sequence GTGGAAGTAACGTACGATCTGGCAGTCATCGGCGGAGGTCCCGCCGGGTGCGCTGCGGCCATCACGGCCGCCCGCAACGGCAAACGCGTTGTGCTCTTCGAACGTGGAAAGTATCCTCGCCACAAAGTGTGCGGGGAGTTCGTCTCGCACGAATCTCATCAGTTGCTGAACAATTTGCTCGGCGATAGTCCAATTCTTCGCAATCCCGCGAGCATCACCAGAGCCCGCATGTTCGCCGACGGACACTGTATCGAGTTTGCCCTTCCAACTGCCGCCTGGAGTATCTCTCGGTTCGATCTTGATGCCGCGCTCTGGGACGCAGCAACTTCCTCCGGGGTAGTTGCCCACCAACAAAGTCAGGCTGAAGGCGTGTCTCGGAATTCTGTTCGAATTGCCGTTACAGAATTTCAAGCGCAAACCGTCATCAACGCCACCGGACGTTGGTCCAACCTCAAGCGACCCATCACACCCACCGGTCCTCGTCTGATCGGACTGAAGGCACACTTCGCCGGAGAAGATGCTCCACCTTCCACCGACATCTACTTCTTCACCGGTGGATACTGTGGCATTCAACCGGTCGGACCAAATCTCGTGAATGCCAGCGCAATGGTGCGCGCCGATGTTGCCACTAGTCTTGAGCACGTCTTTGCCGCCCATCCGGAACTCTGGCTCCGCAGTCGCGCCTGGGAGCAAACTACTGAGACCGTCAGTACCTCGCCGCTGGTCCACGCACCGCCCGAGCCTGTCACCGATGGTGTCTTCAACATCGGCGATGCCGCCGCGTTCATCGACCCCTTTGTTGGTGATGGAATCTCGCTCGCGCTGCGTACCGGAGTCCTGGCAGCAAAATGCGCACCCGACTCAATCCGCTATGAGGCGGAGTACCACCGTCGCTTCGGCAAAGCCTTTCGCACTGCGAGCATTGTGCGAAAACTCGTCGCCGCGCCTGAAGTCGTGCGCCGGGCTGCAATCTTCGCCTTCCAATCTGAAATGTTGAGGAACTACGCTCTGCGTGCGAGCCGCGCTATTTAA
- a CDS encoding polymer-forming cytoskeletal protein has translation MWKPRKEDEPHKPVSQTPTYTPVVTKEVHPVEIPKSFESRADVAHIGKSVLIKGELSGSEDLYLDGEVEGTIELQKNSLTIGPNGRIRAHVNAREVVVHGKVDGNIRGTDKVELKRTAVLVGDISTQRIVIEDGAYFKGGIDIQRETKAEVKKEPAAYAAAASAGAVVQGTLVEKK, from the coding sequence ATGTGGAAACCGCGCAAGGAAGACGAACCGCACAAGCCGGTATCGCAGACCCCAACATATACCCCCGTCGTAACCAAGGAGGTCCACCCAGTGGAGATACCAAAGTCGTTCGAAAGTCGCGCTGACGTAGCACATATTGGGAAATCGGTCCTGATCAAAGGGGAACTCTCCGGGAGCGAAGACCTGTACCTGGACGGCGAAGTGGAGGGCACCATCGAGCTCCAAAAGAATTCGCTGACCATCGGCCCGAATGGCCGCATTCGCGCCCACGTAAATGCACGGGAAGTGGTGGTGCACGGCAAGGTGGATGGCAACATCCGCGGCACCGATAAAGTCGAGTTGAAGCGAACTGCCGTGCTCGTCGGCGATATCTCGACCCAGCGGATCGTCATCGAAGATGGCGCTTATTTCAAGGGTGGAATCGACATCCAGCGCGAAACGAAAGCCGAAGTCAAAAAAGAACCTGCAGCATATGCCGCGGCGGCGAGCGCCGGGGCGGTTGTTCAGGGTACACTGGTTGAGAAGAAATAA
- a CDS encoding ATP-binding protein: protein MTESTSVTAAKTAAGKIDELYREIFRRSIDGIAIIDAEGRYLDQNPAHEELTGYTDSDLKNQTPAIHLGQEGFAEVAVALQRDGRYRGILESRGKNGAIKKLDLAAFAVADEQGQPLYYVGIKRDITEHQRIAEERDSRLRELESVYALTRALNHAMEPQQFYGAAIDALLAATRADRASVLLFDSDDKMHFKAWRGLSETYRQAVDGHSPWQRSDRNTVSIFVDDVLAEPSLQPLAPVFIAEGIRSVAFIPIASEGQLLGKFMVYYNQVHTFAAEETRMAEALASHIAFVIQRRMAEEALRRSEKLAAAGKLAATVAHEINNPLEGVMNLAFLLRHQIAADPIATRYLDDLDNELKRVALITRRTLAFYRDTEPPGRVNLGLVIDELVQLFGPKLDNASIRIHFSNKGDSFVYGSAGEIRQVFLNLLTNAMEAIGTKGEIDISVASNSDVVTVLVADSGPGIDPAKLVHIFEPFFTTKLNTGTGLGLSLSREIVQRYHGTIVASNRSTGGAQMTVTFPVAALAQSAKKRA, encoded by the coding sequence ATGACAGAGTCCACTTCCGTCACGGCTGCCAAGACTGCTGCCGGCAAAATCGATGAGCTATATCGAGAGATTTTTCGACGATCCATCGACGGCATAGCCATCATCGATGCTGAGGGCCGCTACCTGGACCAGAACCCCGCCCACGAAGAGTTGACCGGGTACACCGATTCCGACCTCAAAAACCAAACACCTGCCATCCATCTAGGTCAGGAAGGCTTTGCCGAAGTCGCAGTCGCATTACAGCGCGATGGCCGTTACCGCGGAATTCTGGAGAGTCGGGGCAAAAACGGCGCCATCAAGAAACTCGACCTCGCCGCGTTTGCCGTCGCCGACGAACAGGGGCAGCCTCTCTATTACGTTGGCATCAAGCGTGACATCACCGAGCACCAGCGGATCGCCGAAGAGCGAGATTCTCGACTTCGTGAACTGGAATCGGTGTATGCCCTCACTCGAGCTTTGAATCATGCGATGGAACCGCAGCAGTTCTATGGCGCGGCCATCGATGCCTTGCTTGCCGCCACTCGCGCCGACCGTGCGTCCGTCCTTCTGTTCGACTCAGATGACAAGATGCATTTCAAGGCCTGGCGCGGGCTCTCAGAGACTTACCGCCAGGCGGTCGACGGGCATTCTCCGTGGCAGCGCAGCGATCGCAATACCGTCTCGATCTTCGTCGACGACGTGCTGGCCGAACCTTCTCTTCAACCGCTGGCTCCTGTTTTCATTGCCGAGGGAATCCGCAGCGTGGCCTTCATTCCCATCGCATCCGAAGGACAACTGCTCGGTAAATTCATGGTGTATTACAACCAGGTGCACACGTTTGCGGCCGAAGAAACCCGCATGGCGGAAGCACTGGCTTCCCACATTGCTTTCGTCATTCAGCGACGCATGGCGGAAGAAGCGCTGCGCCGTTCCGAGAAACTGGCCGCCGCCGGAAAGCTCGCCGCTACCGTGGCGCACGAGATCAATAATCCGCTGGAAGGCGTCATGAATCTGGCCTTCCTGCTTCGACACCAGATTGCCGCTGATCCCATTGCGACCCGCTATCTCGACGACCTCGACAACGAATTGAAGCGCGTGGCCCTTATCACCCGCCGCACCCTGGCCTTCTACCGTGATACCGAACCACCCGGGCGCGTGAACCTCGGACTCGTCATTGACGAACTAGTCCAACTGTTCGGGCCGAAACTCGATAACGCCTCCATCCGGATCCACTTCAGCAACAAGGGCGACTCCTTCGTTTACGGTTCGGCCGGCGAAATCCGTCAGGTGTTCCTCAACCTGCTAACCAATGCCATGGAGGCGATCGGTACTAAAGGCGAGATCGACATATCCGTCGCATCGAATTCCGACGTTGTCACCGTCCTCGTGGCCGACTCAGGCCCTGGTATCGACCCTGCCAAGCTAGTCCATATCTTCGAACCCTTCTTCACCACGAAGTTGAACACCGGCACAGGCTTGGGTCTGTCGCTCTCTCGCGAGATCGTGCAGCGTTACCACGGCACCATCGTCGCATCCAACCGCTCCACCGGTGGCGCCCAGATGACTGTCACCTTCCCGGTCGCTGCCCTGGCACAATCGGCAAAGAAGCGTGCGTAA
- a CDS encoding cation:proton antiporter — protein sequence MSSLLSGFVERTGLPQVVVFLALGAVLGPFGIGLVDIGVDSPILRVVATLSLALVLFMDAVSLNMSEVRKHRLLGFLVLGPGTLLSAALVAGASVWLLHVPLGLAAILGAALASTDPVLLRGIMRNPQLTSPVRQALRIESGLNDVVLLPIVIVGIAAATTHAEPGAAGWAKLALNMAILSPAAGIIVALCAIGALEVVRRRSGVRRDYESIYSLGVALAAFAAAEAVHGSGFIAAFAAGITIAMLDVELCDCFIEYGETTAEMALLFTFVLFGVSLIWQGVAKATPLTVVFAIVVILIRPLAFIPSLTLAKLTWRDRALLGWFGPRGLSTLLLILLPVFALVPGSDFLLSVCCLVVLVSVLLHGFSPMFLLRTPPQPPTKLPIPPTQQQESSGSASSEAPLVQISSNEYIEPDQLRRLQDAGNVIVADARSIRSFDESTQLLEGAVRLNPEHAVRDARALNVPTASNIAVFCA from the coding sequence GTGTCTTCGCTACTGTCGGGATTCGTTGAACGCACTGGCTTGCCGCAGGTGGTTGTCTTTCTCGCCTTAGGAGCCGTCCTCGGCCCCTTCGGCATTGGCCTCGTCGATATTGGTGTCGACTCGCCCATCCTTCGGGTCGTCGCGACGCTCAGCCTTGCCCTCGTGCTGTTCATGGACGCTGTCTCCTTAAACATGTCCGAAGTACGGAAGCACCGGTTGCTCGGATTTCTGGTCCTGGGACCTGGCACGCTGTTATCCGCCGCCCTCGTCGCTGGCGCTTCAGTGTGGCTTCTGCACGTTCCTCTTGGGCTTGCCGCAATTCTCGGCGCAGCGCTGGCTTCCACCGATCCGGTTCTGTTGCGCGGTATCATGCGCAATCCTCAACTCACCTCGCCCGTGCGACAGGCTCTTCGAATTGAGAGCGGACTGAACGATGTAGTCCTTCTCCCGATCGTGATCGTCGGAATCGCCGCCGCTACCACGCACGCCGAACCCGGCGCTGCCGGATGGGCAAAGCTCGCCTTGAATATGGCGATTCTCAGTCCTGCGGCCGGCATCATCGTTGCCTTGTGTGCCATCGGAGCGCTGGAAGTCGTGCGTCGCCGCTCGGGCGTCCGTCGCGACTACGAGTCCATCTATTCGCTTGGTGTTGCGCTCGCGGCTTTCGCGGCGGCAGAGGCCGTCCACGGCAGTGGCTTCATCGCTGCTTTTGCTGCCGGTATCACCATCGCGATGCTCGATGTCGAACTCTGCGACTGCTTTATCGAATACGGCGAAACCACCGCCGAGATGGCGCTGCTCTTCACTTTCGTCCTGTTTGGTGTTTCGTTAATTTGGCAGGGAGTCGCAAAGGCAACACCGCTCACCGTTGTCTTCGCGATTGTCGTGATCCTCATCCGCCCGCTTGCATTTATCCCTTCGCTGACATTGGCAAAGCTCACCTGGCGTGATCGCGCACTTCTCGGATGGTTCGGTCCTCGCGGACTCAGCACATTGCTGTTGATCCTACTGCCCGTGTTCGCCCTTGTACCCGGGAGCGACTTCCTTCTCTCCGTGTGTTGCCTGGTTGTACTTGTCTCGGTATTGCTGCACGGCTTTTCGCCGATGTTCCTTCTGCGCACGCCGCCTCAGCCGCCGACCAAGCTCCCCATACCTCCGACGCAGCAACAGGAATCCTCTGGCTCCGCATCTTCGGAAGCACCCCTCGTTCAGATATCCAGCAACGAGTACATCGAACCTGACCAACTCCGCCGACTTCAGGATGCCGGAAACGTTATCGTCGCCGACGCGCGTTCCATTCGTAGTTTCGACGAAAGCACACAACTGCTGGAAGGCGCAGTTCGCCTGAATCCCGAGCACGCCGTTCGTGATGCACGTGCCCTGAACGTGCCCACAGCTTCGAACATTGCCGTCTTTTGTGCTTGA
- a CDS encoding UbiD family decarboxylase, translated as MAYQDLREWIAALERAGELRRIRTEADPILEITEIADRVSKSAGGGPALLFENVKGYPGQKVLINQFGSARRMNMALEVKALDEVSDRIRMFMDVKSPQGILDKIKMLPMLADLGKFFPKTVDKAPCKEVIKRGNFSLEDFPVLKCWPKDGGRFITLPCVITRDPKTGKRNVGMYRMQVYDGQTTGMHWQRQKVAAEHYRERMRAAAVGAGGAAVDIMARSGGGSRIADAGQPSGKMEVAVAIGTDPALTFSAIVPAPPEVEEFMIAGFLREKPVELIKAETVDLEVPANAEIVLEGYVNLEELRTEGPFGDHTGFYSLEDLYPVFHVTCVTHRKDPIYATTIVGKPPMEDAYMGKAVERIFLPLMKMTIPELVDVNLPVEGVFHNLMIVSIKKSYPGQARKVMNAIWSLGQAMFTKCIIVVDEDTNVQNTGEVVWKVLNNIDPERDIQFMLGPVDSLDHSSRLPDFGSKMGIDATRKWPAEGFTRPWPDEVDSDRATKDLVNGKWEKLKKELGM; from the coding sequence TTGGCCTATCAAGACCTGCGCGAGTGGATCGCGGCGCTGGAACGTGCCGGCGAGTTGCGGAGAATTCGGACGGAAGCGGATCCGATCCTGGAGATCACGGAAATTGCCGACCGCGTGTCGAAGAGTGCGGGTGGCGGTCCGGCGCTGCTGTTCGAGAACGTGAAGGGGTATCCCGGGCAAAAGGTGCTGATCAACCAGTTTGGGTCGGCGCGGCGGATGAACATGGCGCTGGAGGTAAAGGCGCTGGACGAGGTGAGCGACCGCATCCGCATGTTCATGGATGTGAAGTCGCCACAGGGCATTCTCGACAAGATCAAGATGCTGCCGATGCTCGCGGACCTGGGGAAGTTCTTCCCAAAGACTGTGGACAAGGCTCCGTGCAAAGAGGTGATCAAACGCGGGAACTTCTCACTCGAAGACTTTCCAGTGCTGAAGTGCTGGCCGAAGGATGGCGGAAGGTTCATCACGTTACCGTGCGTGATCACGCGCGATCCGAAAACAGGGAAGCGGAACGTCGGAATGTATCGGATGCAGGTTTATGACGGGCAGACGACAGGGATGCACTGGCAGCGTCAGAAGGTGGCGGCGGAACATTATCGCGAGCGCATGAGAGCGGCGGCCGTGGGTGCAGGCGGCGCGGCGGTGGACATCATGGCGCGGTCGGGCGGAGGGTCACGGATTGCGGATGCTGGTCAGCCCAGCGGAAAGATGGAAGTGGCGGTGGCGATCGGGACCGATCCGGCGCTGACATTTTCGGCGATTGTGCCGGCGCCTCCGGAAGTGGAAGAGTTCATGATTGCCGGTTTCCTGCGCGAGAAGCCGGTTGAGTTGATCAAGGCCGAGACAGTGGATTTGGAAGTTCCAGCGAACGCAGAGATCGTGCTGGAAGGCTATGTGAATCTGGAGGAGTTGCGGACGGAAGGTCCGTTTGGCGATCACACCGGGTTCTACTCGCTCGAAGACCTATATCCGGTGTTCCACGTGACGTGCGTGACGCATCGCAAGGATCCGATTTATGCGACGACGATTGTCGGCAAGCCTCCGATGGAAGATGCCTATATGGGTAAGGCGGTCGAGCGCATCTTCCTGCCGCTGATGAAGATGACGATCCCGGAACTGGTAGACGTGAATCTGCCGGTGGAAGGCGTGTTCCATAACCTGATGATCGTGTCGATCAAGAAGTCTTATCCGGGACAGGCCCGCAAGGTGATGAACGCGATCTGGTCGCTGGGTCAGGCGATGTTCACGAAGTGCATCATCGTAGTGGACGAAGACACCAACGTTCAGAACACGGGTGAAGTGGTGTGGAAGGTGTTGAACAACATCGATCCGGAGAGGGACATTCAGTTCATGCTCGGTCCGGTGGATTCGCTGGACCACTCGTCGCGGCTGCCGGATTTCGGATCGAAGATGGGGATCGACGCGACACGGAAGTGGCCGGCGGAAGGATTCACGCGTCCGTGGCCGGATGAGGTGGACAGCGACCGTGCGACGAAGGATCTGGTGAACGGGAAGTGGGAGAAGCTGAAGAAAGAACTGGGGATGTAG
- a CDS encoding nucleotidyltransferase family protein codes for MPVSEKDHIRALSQLVLNPAQADDALSFAASLGEGDREQLLRIADSHHVTVRAMSVLHETARLRGNDLVAYWALRTIELETQRISTAVAHLAEVVQELESHGCPVVVMKSLDHWPDLGNDLDLYSTATERQVADVFTNRLRAEIEPRSWGDRLAQKWNFKIPGLRESVEVHVQRLGQTGEHTRMAQRLVGRRVYRELMGYNFPVPAPEERVIVATLQRMYRHFYFRICDIANTAAMVEQNEINYRELERAAHIGGIWPGVCTYLKIVSDYVEEYRGEALLLPVHVVETAVCGGEQVHPKNRFLRVPIMPHGAQLYTKQVTTAALRGDVGATFRLSLLPPLASVAALAYKVTGSDKGIW; via the coding sequence ATGCCTGTTTCCGAAAAGGACCACATCCGAGCCCTCTCGCAACTGGTTCTCAATCCAGCCCAGGCCGACGATGCCCTTTCTTTCGCCGCCTCGCTCGGTGAAGGCGACCGCGAACAACTGCTCCGCATCGCCGACTCGCACCATGTCACCGTACGTGCCATGTCCGTTCTGCACGAAACCGCCCGGCTGCGCGGAAACGATCTCGTCGCATATTGGGCTCTCCGCACCATCGAACTGGAAACCCAGCGCATTTCGACTGCGGTCGCTCACCTAGCCGAGGTTGTTCAGGAACTGGAATCTCACGGGTGCCCCGTCGTCGTTATGAAGTCGCTCGATCACTGGCCCGACCTCGGCAACGACCTCGATCTCTACTCCACCGCCACCGAGCGTCAGGTGGCCGACGTCTTCACCAACCGTCTGCGTGCCGAAATCGAGCCTCGCAGTTGGGGAGACCGTCTCGCGCAGAAATGGAATTTCAAAATTCCCGGACTTCGCGAATCCGTCGAAGTTCACGTCCAGCGTCTCGGACAAACCGGCGAACACACGCGCATGGCCCAGCGACTCGTTGGCCGTCGCGTCTACCGCGAACTCATGGGGTACAACTTCCCAGTTCCCGCGCCGGAAGAACGCGTCATCGTCGCCACGCTGCAGCGCATGTACCGCCACTTCTACTTCCGTATCTGCGATATCGCCAATACCGCCGCGATGGTCGAGCAGAACGAGATCAACTACCGCGAGCTCGAGCGTGCCGCGCACATCGGCGGCATCTGGCCCGGAGTCTGCACGTACTTGAAGATCGTTTCGGATTACGTCGAGGAATACCGCGGCGAAGCCCTGCTACTCCCGGTTCACGTCGTGGAAACCGCCGTCTGCGGCGGAGAGCAGGTTCACCCCAAGAACCGCTTCCTGCGCGTGCCGATCATGCCGCACGGTGCCCAGCTATATACGAAGCAGGTCACCACGGCCGCGCTCCGCGGAGACGTCGGCGCCACCTTCCGCCTCTCGCTCCTGCCTCCGCTCGCATCCGTCGCAGCGCTGGCCTACAAAGTTACTGGCAGCGACAAAGGGATCTGGTAG